The genomic stretch cttgctaatcaattgagaatgaacttacttaggtatttaggtatgCTTCCCAATAAATTCCAGAACTTATCTTATTTCGTagaactcatatatatatatatatatatataNNNNNNNNNNNNNNNNNNNNTTCAGAATACGCCACCGCTACGTCTTTTGACGAATCTTTCTCTGCCACGCAAACCAGAACCTTCGCCCCAGCCATACGCGACAAATTCGGATCCATTTTCGGGTACAGTATCGGGTCACTGAACCCGGTACTCGTTGGACAGATAAAGCTGTACATTTTATTGAGCTCTTTACCACCGAAACCTGGGTGCAATAAGAGTAACCCAACAATGTTAGGGCCAACTAATTCCGTGGCACCAGCTTGAACTGCCACGTAGTGGGCTATGTTGGCCCCAGCGCTCTCCCCCGCCAAGAAAACCCGCCCGAAATCCGCATACTCGCTAAGCCATGGGTCGGGTCCTTGGCCGTTAGAGTGGGTAGCGATCCACTGCAGCGCGGCCCACGAGTCTTGATGCGCGGTTGGTAGAGGGTGCTCCGGGGCAAGCCTATAGTCAACGGAGATGACAAAGGCGTTGGCCTCTGCGGCGAGgagttgaagaaaattatgGAAGGCCCTGTCGAAAGGCGATCCGAGGCAGAAGGCTCCACCGTGGTAGTGAACGACGAGTGGCAACTTGTGATCTGGGTGGCTGTTTTTTGGGAGGAAGAGGCGGGCCGATACGCCGGATTCCGATGAGACGACGACGTCTTTGGTTTGGACGTGGGTTTTGGGGTCTAGGCCAGTGGGAGCAGGGTCAGGGACGGCGAACCTCCCCAATCTCTCCACGCGGCCATCTTTGTATACTCTGAAGCGGAGTGGGAATTCGTGGGTAATTTCATTGGTGCTTGAATCCATCGCCaaatgagggagagagagagaatagtgGGGGTGGTTGTACGGAAGAAATgatcaaagaaaatgaatcaaataaattataggaaatgaaaagaaaattcagtACAGTAaaaagtaggggtgtcaaaaattactgaaaACCCGAAAAATTAGAAACCGGAAATCGGGTATTCCGGTtctggtacccggtttttatcGGAAATACCGAAACCGGgtttccattatatatatatatatatatatatatacggttCTGATACCCGGTTTTTATCGAAAATACCGAAACccggtttccattttatttaataatatttatatatatatatatatatatatatatttttacactTAAGTTTAGGTTtaaggtattttaaaaaatttaattttttatttctaaggcctaaataggcaaaaatattgattttttttatgatttttggacttttttaggtttattttttaattatttggaacaatcacaacaaaaccctttaatttagacaaagactagtagattttttaaaaaatggaccaacttatgaaaaaaaaaaaagacttttattttatgctcaatacctaaaataagtccaaaaaccaatttaaaaaaaaaaacggttaccggaccgggtaaaaccggtaCTGGCCGGTAGCTgagaccccggttaaccggggtcccagttccggttccggtttctcaaaaccgaGAGGGTACTCCAGTTTCGATTCtcgattttggccaaaaatcgaAAAATTCAACCGAATTGACACCCCTAGTAAAAAGCATCGGACGCCAAACGGTCGTGGCACGTCTCAAAAGTCCCAACAAAACTGTCATATATGCCCTTGAACAATGGGTTGCATGCCGCCGCCGGGTTTCTGAATTCTAACGCAGCGCATTACATAGGTCACGACTCCCACTATTCAATTATCAAGGATAAAGATAAATATCTcttacaatttaaaatatattaatttctaAATTCTAAATTTCATTCCCTTCTTTGTCTGAAATTATTGTAAATTGTCACTTAATTAAAAACTGACATCTTATCTATGACAATCGACAATTGTGAATATTTTTATCAGCTTATTTGTTAGGTAGAAAATGTTTGAGTATAAAATTgtctattgattttttttttaaagaataagcTTCTCTTTAAAAGTGAAGAATAAACTTTTTGAGATTTTACTTGATaacatatcacatttttaataaacaGTATTTTTTTAGTCATTTGAAGCAAGAAACAATcgtaatttcataattttaaaatttacatttttttaaattgcaggGGAATCCTGATCCAATTctgatataaatataatattttttttcaaaccagtttgaatgaaatatcttttaacccatttaaaatagtgccaaatatctataaacatttaaaatttacattaaattcttaacgttattaataacaatttactaaagtaaacttatactaaatttaatgtgcattttaaatatttataaacactttactattttaaatgggttgaaagtgttggatgatatttcttttcaactaatttggaaaaaaattgtGTCCTTCTAATACAACCCATTTAAATAAATGGGTGACACAACATGACCGTCATATTCTGAATTtaaa from Corylus avellana chromosome ca1, CavTom2PMs-1.0 encodes the following:
- the LOC132168549 gene encoding 2-hydroxyisoflavanone dehydratase-like, with protein sequence MDSSTNEITHEFPLRFRVYKDGRVERLGRFAVPDPAPTGLDPKTHVQTKDVVVSSESGVSARLFLPKNSHPDHKLPLVVHYHGGAFCLGSPFDRAFHNFLQLLAAEANAFVISVDYRLAPEHPLPTAHQDSWAALQWIATHSNGQGPDPWLSEYADFGRVFLAGESAGANIAHYVAVQAGATELVGPNIVGLLLLHPGFGGKELNKMYSFICPTSTGFSDPILYPKMDPNLSRMAGAKVLVCVAEKDSSKDVAVAYSE